Proteins from a genomic interval of Bombus affinis isolate iyBomAffi1 chromosome 14, iyBomAffi1.2, whole genome shotgun sequence:
- the LOC126924312 gene encoding dedicator of cytokinesis protein 1 isoform X2, producing the protein MTMAWKQVKEHLGVAIHNFVHGTPYAMRLTVGEMVQILEEYGDWYYGRSKFKGTCGIFPKSYIHILQQSVNMDCLIHEITNVLREWGHHWKHLYVIHSMHFRTMQQQILELIGYRSKILSGTLTVDELKDVKRLATARIDTGNQLLGMDMVVRDDQGNVLSPEETSTIQLYYHHETAAERIRKAANDTKHKPSKPQAPVYSHIFFISVRNFVCKMAEDVELLLTLYDGREMKAITENYVVSWSKEGLARDIDQLHNLRVLFTDLGSRDLTRDKVYLVCYVIRVGGMEAKDADHRRSSVAQTNQKVKNTENMRRPFGVAAMDITLYISGKLEGDSDHHHFIPFVQCCEKESLDGTLRRILSQKEINIQKSSNGNSGSSAGGQGLWASLKLLRGDPKQVRDENPHLVLGNVAIARKMGFPEVILPGDVRNDLYLTLISGEFNKGSKSTDKNVEVTVKVCNEFGVPIPGVMTLGGGVSPIDEYHSVIYYHEDKPRWCETFKIAIPIEEFKQAHLKFTFKHRSSNEAKDKSEKPFALSYVKLMQRNGTTLQDIQHELLVYKLDPKKYEEIDISYLKLPSTRGELVELNLEKKPTLGALTLSSKDSFLIATNICSTKLTQNVDLLGLLNWASHNTNLKESLIALMKVDGEEVVKFLQDVLDALFNILMSNSDSDIYDDMVFECLLYIIGLVSDRKYQHFQPVMDLYISESFSATLAYKKLISVLRKRIDNATNNDGQERDILLKTMKSLQYCMRFVVESRLLFTALNQDEEEFSQTLTELLRSIVELMRHETDSTLLVQGACLKYLPTTIPHLLRVYSGKQLSTILTDLLVTLPVGRLTKQKMMTVNDIVHSPLFLSAECRAILLPRITILVRDLLEAKEEGLSSTPGNSVAKVARLLGEKRHRLNQHRGYSEEVELCVKILSDILELTFRKDIGSTIQDVKEIMLTALRTIIQTVISMDRENPLVGNLVSVMLAIFRQMTQHHYEIYINHFGTKFDLLDFLMEILLVFKDLVSKSVFPGDWCEMIMLQNSIILKSLRYFSGTIRDYFFTDFEQQAWSNFFHCAIAFLTQPALQLETFTPSKRNRIVLRYNDMRRETAFEIRSMWFNLGQHKILFVPGLVGAILEMALIPETELRKATIPIFFDMMQCEFYSSRIVEGYGDTKRDPAHIKANFTEYENEMIAKLDILVEGGRGDEQFRLLWIQVMGNLCEKHSTMREQGLRFVDTVAKLMERLLQYRDIIHAESQEHRMLCIVNLLEFYSEINRKEMYIRYVNKLCELHLECDNYTEAAYSLKLHSQLLAWSDQPLPPLLRSHRYLVCQTHRELKEALYNDMIEYFDKGKMWECALAVCKELVTQYEEETFDYLQLSVLLTRMAKFYDSIVKQLRPEPEYFRVAYYGRGHPAFLQNKVFIYRGKEYERLSDFCSRTLNQLPNAEQMNKLSPPTSEVLESNHQYVQINRVDPLMDEKRHRLSGKPITAEAVLSLFSFSHLRYHRVNDVQRFRFSRPAPKKDLTSTTANSGDKETNTVTSNEFAALWLERTVLVTSHPLPGILRCFPVTSSETYLVSPLRNAIETMEATNTTLRDLILAHRADNNIPLNPLSMKLNGILDPAVMGGIDNYEKAFLNSEYRSAHPEESSDLLKLEGLIAEQIPLLSVGVQLHKVRAPPELTPFHQRLEQCFTSMRNQVEAKYGKRTCDLQIESLTQPVMMRRHQNSRGENNRLSESHIMNSEVSSLTRSQVATFKSLASFNFNNSTPSSGTQNVSLSRNCSIRSHILSTASLQKALGSPSPGTNKKKDSKRRSSRKSDSVASTKSDQPTSQWYTTADVPQIASSPVTPLMSSFPTTPIFELRQELTPKRPLRSEVEKERRISNRLSGQSQHYLRNINNGMDSSSLGKGNRDSIGTTDSTASEDDPPPPLPMKTREADYCNLPEELPVQHCGTGSLNNFNRSLGQWSKNKLPTPTDDLDIQTKPPTPPPKPKRPPYSLNKLILSSDIDNFSQDPSVT; encoded by the exons atgaCAATGGCATGGAAGCAAGTTAAAGAACATTTAGGAGTTG CCATACATAACTTTGTACATGGGACTCCTTATGCAATGCGATTGACTGTTGGAGAAATGGTACAGATATTAGAAGAATATGGAGATTGGTATTATGGACGTAGTAAATTTAAAGGGACATGTGGGATTTTTCCAAAATCTTATATACACATTTTACAACAATCAGTGAATATGGACTGTTTAATACATGAAATCACTAATGTTTTACGAGAATGGGGACACCATTGGAAGCATCTATATGTA ATTCACTCTATGCACTTCAGAACAATGCAACAACAGATTTTAGAGTTAATAGGATATAGAAGCAAAATTCTAAGTGGCACATTGACAGTAGATGAATTAAAGGATGTGAAAAGATTAGCAACAGCTAGAATTGATACTGGTAATCAATTATTGGGCATGGATATGGTTGTACGTGATGATCAAGGGAATGTTCTTAGTCCTGAAGAAACAAGTACAATTCAATTATATTATCATCATGAAACAGCTGCAGAAAGAATAAGAAAGGCAGCTAATGATACAAAACATAAGCCTTCAAAACCACAAGCACCAGTATACTCACATATCTTTTTTATTAGTGTAAGAAACTTCGTATGTAAAATGGCAGAAGATGTAGAATTGTTATTAACTTTGTACGATGGGAGAGAAATGAAAGCTATTACTGAAAATTATGTTGTGTCATGGAGCAAGGAAGGACTTGCCAGAGACATAGATCAATTACACAATCTTCGAGTTTTATTTACAGACCTTGGTTCTCGAGATTTAACTAGAGATAAAGTTTACTTAGTTTGTTATGTAATTAGAGTAGGAGGTATGGAGGCTAAAGATGCTGATCATCGACGTTCAAGCGTAGCACAAACTAATCAAAAAGTCAAAAATACTGAAAATATGAGAAGACCATTTGGTGTAGCAGCAATggatattactttatacattagtGGTAAACTTGAGGGTGATTCAGATCATCATCATTTTATTCCGTTTGTACA ATGTTGTGAGAAAGAAAGTTTGGATGGTACATTACGTAGAATTCTTTcccaaaaagaaataaatattcaaaaaagtAGTAATGGCAATAGTGGCAGCTCTGCTGGTGGTCAAGGTTTATGGGCTAGCTTAAAGTTGCTTAGGGGAGATCCAAAACAA gtaCGTGATGAAAATCCACATCTAGTACTTGGCAATGTTGCTATTGCAAGAAAAATGGGATTTCCAGAAGTTATTTTACCAGGTGATGTGAGGAATGATTTATACCTCACATTGATTAGTGGTGAATTTAATAAAGGATCAAAGTCTACAGATAAAAATGTTGAAGTTACA GTTAAAGTATGCAATGAGTTTGGTGTACCAATACCAGGAGTTATGACATTAGGTGGTGGAGTTTCACCTATTGATGAATATCATAGTGTTATTTATTATCATGAAGATAAACCTAGATGGTGTGAAACATTTAAAATTGCTATTCCTATTGAAGAATTTAAACAAGCACatttaaaatttacatttaaacaTCGAAGTTCAAATGAAGCAAAAGATAAATCTGAAAAACCTTTTGCCTTAAGTTATGTGAAATTGATGCAGCGTAATGGAACAACATTGCAAGATATACAGCATGAGCTACTAGTTTATAAATTAGACCCAAAGAAATATGAAGAAAttgatatttcatatttgaaattgCCATCTACAAGGGGTGAATTG GTTGAattaaatttagaaaaaaaacCGACATTAGGAGCGCTTACTTTAAGTAGTAAAGACAGCTTTCTGATAGCGACTAATATTTGTTCAACAAAATTAACCCAAAATGTAGATTTATTAGGTTTATTGAATTGGGCATCACACAATACAAATTTAAAAGAATCTCTGATTGCTTTAATGAAAGTTGATGGTGAAGAAGTAGTGAAGTTCCTACAG GATGTTTTAGATGCTTTGTTTAACATATTAATGAGTAATTCAGATAGTGACATTTATGATGATATGGTGTTTGaatgtttattatatattattgggCTTGTGTCTGATAGAAAATACCAACATTTTCAACCAGTAATGGATTTGTATATTTCTGAGAGTTTCTCTGCAACGCTCGCATACAAAAAATTGATTAGTGTATTACGTAAACGTATAGATAATGCAACTAATAATGATGGACAAGAACGTGATATATTACTCAAGACAATGAAAAGTCTTCAATACTGCATGAGATTTGTTGTAGAATCCCGCCTTTTATTTACTGC GTTAAATCAAGATGAAGAGGAGTTCTCTCAAACTTTAACAGAATTATTGAGATCTATAGTTGAACTCATGAGACATGAAACAGATAGTACTTTATTAGTTCAAGGAGCATGCTTGAAATATTTACCAACTACTATACCCCATTTGCTACGTGTATATAGTGGCAAGCAGTTGAGCACAATTTTGACTGACTTATTAGTTACTTTACCAGTTGGAAGATTAACTAAACAGAAAATGATGACAGTGAATGATATTGTTCATAGCCCCCTTTTTTTAAGTGCAGAATGCAGAGCAATTCTGTTACCTAGAATTACTATTTTGGTTCGTGATTTATTGGAAGCTAAAGAAGAG GGGCTGTCAAGTACGCCTGGAAATAGCGTGGCGAAGGTAGCCAGGCTGCTCGGCGAAAAACGACACCGACTCAACCAACATCGTGGCTACTCTGAAGAG GTAGAATTGTGTGTCAAGATTTTATCTGACATCCTGGAATTAACATTTAGGAAAGATATAGGAAGCACTATACAGGATGTGAAAGAAATTATGCTTACTGCTCTACGGACCATTATACAGACAGTTATATCAATGGATAGAGAAAATCCATTAGTAGGAAATTTAGTTTCAGTTATGTTAGCAATATTCAG aCAAATGACACAACATCATTACGAAATTTATATAAACCACTTTGGAACTAAATTTGATTTGCTTGATTTTCTCATGGAAATATTATTAGTATTTAAAGATTTAGTATCAAAAAGTGTATTTCCAGGAGATTGGTGTGAAATGATTATGCTTCAAAATAGTATAATTTTAAAGTCATTGCGTTATTTCTCGGGTACTATTAGGGATTATTTTTTTACTGATTTTGAACAGCAAGCTTGGTCCAATTTTTTTCATTGTGCAATTGCGTTTTTGACTCAGCCAGCCTTACAGTTGGAAACATTCACGCCATCAAAACGCAATCGTATTGTTTTGCGCTATAATGATATGCGAAG AGAAACAGCGTTTGAAATACGATCAATGTGGTTTAATTTAGGACAGCATAAAATATTGTTTGTTCCGGGTTTAGTTGGAGCAATATTAGAAATGGCATTAATTCCAGAAACTGAATTAAGAAAAGCTACTATTCCTATATTTTTTGATATGATGCAATGTGAATTTTATAGTTCACGTATTGTTGAAGGATATGGTGATACTAAACGTGATCCGGCTCACATAAAAGCTAATTTCacagaatatgaaaatgaaatgatTGCAAAATTAGATATATTg GTTGAAGGAGGCAGAGGAGATGAACAATTTCGTTTACTTTGGATTCAAGTAATGGGTAATCTTTGTGAAAAGCATTCAACTATGCGAGAACAAGGATTACGCTTTGTTGATACAGTAGCTAAACTTATGGAACGCCTATTACAATATCGTGATATCATACATGCCGAGTCTCAGGAACATAGAATGCTGTGTATTGTAAACTTACTGGAATTTTACTctgaaataaatagaaaagaaatgtaTATTAG ATATGTGAATAAGCTTTGTGAGCTACATTTGGAATGTGACAATTACACTGAAGCAGCATATTCTTTGAAACTTCATAGTCAATTACTAGCTTGGAGTGATCAACCATTACCGCCACTTTTAAGGTCGCATAGATATTTAGTATGTCAAACGCATCGTGAATTAAAAGAGGCATTATATAATGATATGATCGAATACTTTGATAAAGGTAAAATGTGGGAATGTGCACTTGCAGTATGTAAAGAATTAGTTACACAATACGAAGAAGAGACATTTGATTATTTACAACTTTCTGTATTATTGACGCGCATGGCAAAGTTTTACGACTCAATAGTAAAACAATTAAGGCCTGAGCCTGAATATTTTAGAGTTGCGTATTATGGACGTGGTCACCCGGCatttttacaaaataag GTATTTATTTATCGTGGAAAAGAGTATGAGCGTCTCAGTGATTTTTGTTCACGAACATTAAATCAGTTACCAAATGCAGAACAAATGAACAAATTGTCTCCTCCTACTTCGGAAGTGCTAGAATCCAATCATCAATACGTCCAAATTAATAGGGTAGATCCATTAATGGATGAAAAAAGGCATCGTCTTAGTGGGAAACCTATAACAGCAGAAGCAGTTTTGAG TCTGTTTTCTTTCTCACATTTAAGATATCATCGAGTGAACGACGTTCAACGTTTTCGATTTTCAAGACCAGCACCAAAGAAAGATTTAACCTCTACAACTGCAAATTCTGGTGATAAAGAAACGAATACTGTTACCAGTAACGAGTTTGCTGCATTATGGTTAGAAAGAACAGTACTCGTTACGAGTCATCCTTTGCCAGGCATTCTTAGATGCTTTCCTGTTACATCTAGTGAAACCTATTTAGTTAGTCCCCTTCGTAATGCAATTGAAACAATGGAAGCTACAAATACTACATTAAGAGATTTAATCTTAGCACACAGAGCTGATAATAATATTCCGCTAAATCCGCTTAGTATGAAACTAAATGGTATATTAGATCCAGCGGTAATGGGTGGTATAGATAATTATGAGAAAGCGTTCCTTAATTCTGAATATCGCAGTGCTCATCCAGAAGAAAGTTCCGATCTTTTGAAACTAGAGGGGTTAATCGCTGAACAAATTCCATTACTGAGTGTTGGTGTCCAATTACATAAAGTACGTGCTCCGCCTGAATTAACTCCGTTTCATCAACGTTTGGAGCAATGTTTTACATCAATGCGGAATCAAGTAGAGGCGAAATATGGGAAAAGG ACATGCGATCTACAAATTGAAAGCTTAACTCAACCTGTTATGATGAGAAGACATCAAAATTCGAGAGGCGAGAATAATCGATTATCTGAATCACATATTATGAATTCAGA GGTATCCTCTCTTACAAGATCCCAAGTTGCAACATTCAAGTCGCTCGCCTCATTCAATTTTAACAACAGTACACCTTCATCTGGTACTCAAAACGTCAGTTTGTCAAG GAATTGTTCAATACGTTCACACATATTATCAACTGCATCTCTACAAAAGGCATTAGGAAGTCCAAGTCCAGggacaaataaaaagaaagattcaAAACGAAGAAGTTCACGCAAGAGTGATTCAGTTGCATCAACAAAAAGTGATCAGCCGACGAGTCAGTGGTATACTACAGCAGATGTACCACAAATTGCGTCGTCCCCTGTCACTCCATTAATGTCCAGTTTTCCTACTACTCCAATATTCGAACTTCGTCAAGAG CTAACACCTAAACGCCCTTTGAGGTCGGAAgtagaaaaggaaagaagaataaGTAATCGTTTATCTGGTCAATCTCAACATTATTTAAGGAACATAAACAATGGAATGGATTCAAGTAGTTTAGGGAAAGGAAATAGAGATAGTATTGGTACTACAGACAGTACAGCGTCTGAAGACGACCCGCCACCACCTTTACCTATGAAAACACGCGAGGCTGATTATTGTAATCTTCCAGAAGAATTGCCTGTTCAGCATTGTGGAACAGGTAGTCTAAATAACTTTAATCGATCTTTAGGACAATGGTCAAAAAACAAACTTCCAACTCCTACAGACGATCTTGACATTCAAACAAAGCCACCCACTCCACCTCCGAAGCCAAAAAGGCCGCCTTATAGCTTAAACAAACTTATTCTTTCTTCAGATATAGATAATTTTAGTCAAGACCCGTCCGTAACTTGA